AGGCGGCACAAGCTCCCCGAAATCTTTTATATTTCCTCCGCACCGTCACCGTCACGGCCGGTGCTGCGCATCACCTGGGGCGGGGTGTGTTGCTACTGGTGGCCGCCGCGGGGCCACACTCGTGGCAATGCTGGCCACTGCCCGGCTAACGGCGGGCCGCCAAGGCAGGTCAGGTGCTCGAGGCCCCGACCCGGAAAAATTTTCCGtttacatttcttttcttctcctcgccCGCCAGGGGCGCCGCGACCTTTGTCCGCGTGCCTGCCCGCCGGAGGGGGCGGCGCGTCGCGCCCCGCCGTGCCCTCCACGGGGCCATATAAAGCTGCTCGCCGCGCCCATCCACCacactctccctccaccctcgccagcgcctcctcctcctcctcctcaactcttcctacggcctgtcctcctcctcctgcgtcatGAAGTGTGCCGTGAGTCGCTCTGTGCCGCGCCGccgagatagagatagagatggataggTGTAAAAAGCTAGATAGCTGAGAGAGACGCCCGGGGGTGCCTCAGGGGCCTGACGCCCAGCCACCCGGGGCCGCTAACGAGCCTTCGCTCCCTCCGCAGGtgatggcgctggtggtggtggtggcggcggtgacgcTGGGGGCGGCGCGCCCCTCCGACACAGTGTTCAGCTACGAGGGCGAGGACCACGAGCACACCCAGAAGGGCGAGACCGGCAAGAAGGTGGAGGGCtcctacaggtgtgtgtgtgtgtgtgtgtgtgtgttgggtaaggtaaggtttgttGGTCACAGGGCAGGTCACGCTGGGTcacaccctcacccctcccccctccccccccagctgGACGTCGCCGGAGGGCTACGAGTACTACGTCAAGTACGTGGCGGACGAGTACGGCTACCGCGTGGTGGACTCCAACGCGCTGCCCGTCAGCTCCTGGGGCGCCGTGCCCGACGGCAACCAGGTCAACTACGACGCCGACCACGCCGACGCCGCCGCGCACTGACCCCCGCCCGCGACGACCCACGACCCGACCAGCCCCGCCCCGACCCTCGACGACCCACCCCCCGTCACGCCCTGTGACGATGCTTCCTGCCGACGCCCGCGACGACCCACGACCCGACCACTCACTCTCAGCCGCAGTACAGGCCTGGCCCTGGACCCCTCGGTGCCAGGGAGTCAGCATGGCCGGAGCAAGACCTTGTCCCGGGGCACAGACTAGTGTTCTCGTGCCGCGATATACAGTGTCCAAGCCTCCATGCTGTGTCccggggcgtgggtgtgggcgtggcacGGGTCCAAGCCTGTCATTGCGGCAGCAGTACACACGTGGCGCACACCGACTGCCTGCCACGTGTGTCCTGGCCCGGCACAAGCACGGCCCTGGATCACTGCCCCTCTGTGTCCTGGGAGCCTCGCGCGGCGCACCGTAACGCTCTTAACGAATAAACAGTGCTGCAGTACTAGcgagtctttctctccctccctccctcccaacatggcgccctccttcccttgcttcacTAAGTCCTCGTCTATGTGTTGTCCACGTGTCTATGTGTGGTCTATGTATTGGCgaggtgtctctgtgtgtgttttcctttccccttgtcCAATATTTGCTTTCTCACCCGTtgtctgtgcgtctgtgtgtatatgtgtcttTGTTGTCCATGTATTGTGTATATGTCTATGTGTCTGGCCATATGTGTGTTGTCTGCCTCTGTGTCTATGTGTTGTATAGATTTCTTGGCTCAAGGGGATACAGTAACAGCCTTAGTACAGTGCATAGTGGTTTATTGGCACTCGTGAGGGGTGAAGGTCTGGGACGACTTTTTCGTTCAGCAAGACTAGGCTATACGCTAAACAAATAGGAACACAGTGTAGGGAGAGTACCTATATTATTAACCGGCACACCTGTAGTTAACCTGGAAATTCGGTGTTTGTGGGCGCGTCCGTGTTTTGAACGGGGTCACATTGATAATAATTTTTTGGTTAATGATTTTTGGGGGAGTTGATTCGATTGATATTTAAGATTTCTTGGTTTAAGGAGATACAGTAATAGCCTTAGTACAGTGCATAGATAGTTGTTTATTGGTATTCTCGTGAGGGGTGAAAGGGAAGGTCTAGGATGTCTTTCTTTCAGCAATACTAGGCTATACGCTAAACCAATAGGAATACAGtgttaataaatagataaatagcttcttctcctcctcctcctcttcttcttcttcttcttctttgcttcctctgGTTACcgttgtcttctttcctcctcctcttcctcctcctcttcttcagttcctCTTGACACCGttgcctgttttcctcttcttcctcttcactttttctcgtttccattctttacattcctcttattccttcctcctctatcctacaacactctcctcttctcctcctcttcctcctcctctccccctcctcctcctccccctcacttcctctcgCCGCCCTCCCCGTCGCCGTCCTCGCCGCTGAAGGAGCCCTGGTTGCCGTCCGCGGAGGTGCCGTCGGCGTCGTGCGGCACGGCGTTGCTCTCCATCACGCGGTAGCCCAGCTCGTCCGCCACGTAGCGCACGAAGAACTCCTCGCCCTCCGGGGACGTCCACCTGGGGGAGGCAcacgggggggggggttaaaaggggctgggaaaggaatgggattgagatggagtgtgtgtgggggggatgggtgtgggtgtgggtgtgggaaggagggcgtggaagggaaggggacttgggaggggagggggctttGAAGGGGAGATggcatggaaagggagggagggttgtggagaggaaggggacttggaggaggagggaacaaagagaggaagggggtgtgATACTGGAGGGGAcatgagtggggaagggaggtggagagtgagagggcatagaggacacacacacacacacacacacacacacacacacacacacacacacacacacacacctgtagctCCCCTCCACGTTGCTCCCCGCCTCGCCGGTCTGCTCGTGGCTCTGGTCGTCGCCCTCGAAGTCAAAGCCGGGGTGACACGCGACCACGGCGGCGAGGGACAGGACCAGGGCGGCGgtctggggggagggagggttaggggggcagagagagagaggagggggcgttagagagagggaggagggggcgttagagagagataggagggggcgttagagagagagagagagagagagagggccaggACCAGGGCGGCGGTctgggggggaggcagggaggcagagagagagagagagagagagagagagagagagagagagagagagagagagagagagagagagagagagagagagagagagagagagagagagggacaggaccAGGGCGGCGgtctggggggagggagggtaagggagccagagagagagaggagggggcgttagagagagggagggagagagagagagagaggaccagggCGGCGgtctggggggagggagggttaggggggcagagaaagagaggagggggcgttagagagagagaggagggggcgttagagagagagaggagggggcgttagagagagagaggagggggcgtgagatagagagaggagtgggcgttagagagagagagagagagagagagagatttacatagatttacatagaaaatcagaccacagaccccatggtccagacttggtggtctgtccttaacaaagtgattttacattaatcagaagactccaaaacgttgcacttcttctctagttgatattaagttgaaggaagtgacggtcgagcttatttttgaaggagtcaatcgtgttacactggaccactgatggtggaagcttattccattctcgcactacaacgttggtgaagaaaaattttgtgcagtctgaatttacttgtctacatctgagttttacgccattgttcctcgtgcgcagactatcatcgatcataaacaatgttgatctgtctacattcgtgaaaccattaagtattttaaaacattcgatcagttttcctcggaggcgacgtttctcaagagagaacatgttaagggtagaaagcctttcttcgtaggatttgttgcgcaaggaagggatcatttacgttgcccgacgctgaacaccttctaatttagcaatatcctttgcatggtggggggaccaaaactgtaccgcatattccaagtggggtctgactaaactgttttagagcgggagtattacatctttattcttgaatacaaagtttcttttaatgaagcccaacattctgttcgctttatttgctgcatcgatgcattgctgtgagaatttgaggtttgacgcgattttgacccccaagtctttgacgcattgaacgcttttgagtttaacgccgcgcatttcgtattcgaacttcttattcctcgttccaacttgaaggacctggcacttgtctacgttaaagggcatctcccatctatccgaccaagctgaaattttgtgcaaatcctcttggaggctttgcctgtcttcgtcagtgagaaccgagttaccaacctttgtgtcgtctgcaaatttactaatgcggttattgagtccaacatccacgtcgttgatgtaaataatgaagagcactgggccaaagaccgagccctgagggacgccactagtgacaggcgcccactctgagttaaatccgtcaatcactactctttgttgtctgttgctcaacaaattcgcgatccattggtttacttgaccgtcaatacctatttgctttaatttgtaaagtaatttatgatgcgggactttatcaaacgctttctggaaatcaagatagactacgtccagtgatttggttacgtcataaacagtgaagaggtcgttataaaaggttaataggtttgataggcaggatcctttgtttcggaagccatgttgtgagtccccaatcaatgagtggctttcaaggtaactcacaattttgtctctaattatgccctcaagtagcttacctacaaccgaagttagactaatgggcctgtaattacctggtactttttgtctcctttcttgaaaatcggtgtcacgttagcctttttccaatctgaagggacgatgccttgtcgcaaggacatattgaatacggttgtgaggaggagagtatttcgctcttcgtttctttcagcagagttggatatactttgtcaggtccaggacttttatttgttttaagtgaatggagagctttaaggacttcatcggttgttatttcaaaattaggcaatgcatgctcgagatttacaatagtactggtgttggtggtagcgagaggaagactgttagtattaaacaccgaggaaaagtaattgtttaagaggtttgcaatgtgttggctgtcagtcactagtgcaccgtcgctgtttgttaaaggtccaataccacttttgatcgcctttctgttgtttatgtaactgaagaaagatttcgggttatttttacagttggccagGACCAGGGCGGCGgtctggggggagggagggttaggggagcagagagagagaggtgggggcgttagagagagagagagagggactggaCCAGGGCGGCGgtctggggggagggagggttaggggagcagagagagagaggtgggggcgttagagagagagagagagagagagaggaccagggCGGCGGTCTGGGGAGGGAGGTTAgggggcagagaggaggagggcgttagagagagagagagagagagagagagagagagagagagagagagagggccaggACCAGGGCGGCGgtctggggggagggagggttaggggggcagagagagagaggagggggcgttagagagagggagggagagagagagagagagagagagagagagagagagagagagagagagagagagagagggccaggACCAGGGCGGCGgtctggggggagggagggttagggagccagagagagaggagggggcgttagagagtgggagggagagagagctagagaggaCCAGGGCGGCggtctggggaggaggaggttagggaggcagagagagagagagggcatgagagagagagagagagagaacaaaagcgggtgatatgaaaagaaaagggaaaataatatcgaaaaaaaaagaaaaaatgttgaagaagaaaatgtcgagaagaaaaaagaaaataagaaaaatatcttACGTAGAACTTCATCTTGATGAGTtggctgtcgttgttgttgttgttgttactgctgctactgttgttttagtagtagtagtagtagtagtagtggtggtggtggtggtggtggaggtggtgagaagTGAACTGATTTGAAGTGGTGTTGCTGGGTCTTATATACGATcagtagccaccaccaccaccgccaatagaaggaggaggaggtcaaggccACTAGGGAAAGAAGTTAAGGTCCTGGCgtgacttttgtgtgtgtgtgtgtgtgtgtgtgtgtgtgtgtgtgtgtgcgcgaggcGGCAAGGGCGGACGTGAGAGGTGAGCCGGCCGGGGGGCTACTCTGCGTGAAGTACCGTACGTGGCGGACGAGTACGTGGCGCACGAGTACGGCTACCGCGTGGTGGCCTCCAACGCGCTGCCCGTCAGCTCCTGGGGCGCCGTGCCCGACGGCAACCAGGTCAACTACGACGACCACCACGGCGACCACGCCGACCACGCCGACGCGCACTGAACCCACACCCATGACGACTAACGACCGGACCACTCCCTTGCGGCCACAGTATaggctagtattctccaaggtgaactcaacagattgtatgactgggcggataaatggcagatggagttcaatgtagggaagtgcagtattctgagtgtaggtaggaacaacccctcacataactattgcttaaatgacactctcataagcaggtctgggtgcgagagggatttaggggtcttagtgagctctgatctccgtccaagggcacaatgcattcaagctagaaatcgagctaatagggtactgggatttatttcaaggagcgtaagcaacagaagccccgaagtcttcctcaaactatatttagcattagttagacctcatcttgactatgcggttcagttctagtcaccttactatagaatggatatcaaaatgttagaatcggtgcagaggaggatgactaagatgattcaggggttgagaaacttgccatacgaggaaagactcaaacagttaaacttgcattctctagaagggcgaagggtgcgtggagacatgatcgaggtttataaacggatgaagggctttaataagggagacattcataaggttttgttggtaagagaaccgggtaggacacgaagtaatgggtttaaactggataaattcagattcaacagggacataggcaaaaattggtttactaacagggtggtggatgagtggaataggcttagcagtcatgtggtgagtgccaatacaattgtcacattcaaaaatagactagataaattcatggacagcgatattaggtggggttagatacacgggagcttagggtcaaaggagctgcctcgtacaggcctaccggcctcttgtagactcctgcgttcttatgttcttatgggtCCCTGTGTTTTGGGAGCCTCACGCGGCGCAGCGTAACGCACTTTAGCAAcgccctgcctccccccctcctttactGCGTGgcggcccttccctccctccccttaattCCTCAGGCCAGCGCAGCGTAACGCACTTTAACAACGCCCTACCTCACCCCCTCCTTTACTGCGTGgcggcccttccttccctccccttaattCCTCAGGCCAGCGCAGCGTAACGCACTTTAGCAACGccctgcctcccctgcctcaGGTCAGGGCCGCCTCTTCCTCGGGAACCTCTCATCACCATCAGTCCTTTCTGTCCCTCCATCCTCAGCCTCCCATCaaaaccgtctcctcctcctcagccttctcTGCGGGCTTACTCTGAACCCTCACACAGACAGACGACAGTTATGTAGTGTTACCaaccctctctccatcctcagcCTCCCATCaaaaccgtctcctcctcctcagccttctcTGCGGGCTTACTCTGAACCCTCACACAGACAGACGACAGTTATGTAGTGTTACCaaccctctctccatcctcagcCTCCCATCaaaaccgtctcctcctcctcagccttctcTGCGGGCTTACTCTGAACCCTCACACAAACAGGCTTCAGTTATGTagtgttaccaactcaaaaaccaaATTCAAATACAAACAGGCTTCAGTTATGTagtgttaccaactcaaaaaccaaATTCAAATACAAACAGGCTTCAGTTATGTagtgttaccaactcaaaaaacaaattcaaatacaaaCAGGCTTCAGTTATGCAGTGTTACCAACTCAGAAACCAAATTAAAATACAAACAGGCTTCAGTTATGCagtgttaccaactcaaaaaccaaATTCAAATACAAACAGGCTTCAGTTATGCAGTGTTACCAACTCAGAAACCAAATTCAAATACAAACAGGCTTCAGTTATGCAGTGTTACCAACTCAGAAACCAAATTCAAATACAAACAGCTTCAGACCTCTTCTATTTGGAACACTGATCAGCTCTGGATCATTGGCCCggatctgaatctgatctggattcgctCTGGGTAAATAGAACGCCTCTGGAAGAGCGACAGATCAAAACAAAGCGTGcgcgtacacgcacacacacacatacaatggcAGGGCAGGGTCCGTGCATACCGCAACTATTTCAAGCTTTCTTTGaccggaggaaagatagaagaagccAAGATAGTGACGAGAACGTTCTACCGGCAATCCTTGGCTGGACTGtgggctcttgctcttgctgtactggtgacccgttggagagtcccgTTGGTCTTGGTCTTAGCTACAACCCACCTCGGGGTCTGGATCAGGCAGATCAGGATCCGGATCCACCAGATCACGAGAATCCAGATCTCGGTGGTAAATAGAACACGGGTTCTCCGGCCAGATCAGTGATCTAAAACGGATTCTTGTAAATAGAAGAGGTCTGATTCAGTTATGTAGTGTTACCAACTCAAAACGAAAGACAACTTCTGAACTCTTTGTTGCCGTTGTTAACTTCCAGTCCGTTGCTGTTCTTTCCTCCTCGGCCTCTGCTCCAAACTCTGACCAACAGAGACAAATGACGTGTAGGATGCAAACACTGACCCGTAAAAGTGGCTCATGGAAGGCTCGCAGCGTGTCCGGGTTTATTGTACAGCAAAGGGAACAGCGCAAGGGCAATGAACAAAGAAATTATAGGCGCCCGCTGATTGCTGATGCGGCTGACTGAAGGCGTTGAGGCTGATTTGAGGACAATGGCCGAGGAAAGGGGAGCCGGCAACCATGGGCGTCAGCATTTCCCTCtgcccctcacaccctccctcacacccttcctcacaccctccctcacaccctccctcacacccttcctcacaccctccctcacaccctccttcacacccttcctcacaccctccctcacaccctccctcacaccctccctcacaccctccctcacacccttcctcacaccctccctcacaccctccctcacaccctccctcacaccctccctcacaccctccctcacaccctccctcacaccctccctcacacccttcctcacaccctccctcacacccttcctcacaccctccctcacacccttcctcacaccctccctcacaccctccttcacacccttcctcacaccctccctcacacccttcctctttGTAACGGAACAGCTCCTAGATTCATGCCTATCAGCGCTTAGATTGATTCTGTTGAAGCTGACCtcgagggaatggccgaggaaggggaaGCCTACGGTCGTGGACTCGtgggtgtaataataataataataataataataataataataatcacaataataacaataataataatcaacggTTTATTGAGGATAGCTGAAAACATACAAGCCTACA
This DNA window, taken from Eriocheir sinensis breed Jianghai 21 chromosome 68, ASM2467909v1, whole genome shotgun sequence, encodes the following:
- the LOC126988183 gene encoding cuticle protein AM1199-like isoform X3 encodes the protein MKFYTAALVLSLAAVVACHPGFDFEGDDQSHEQTGEAGSNVEGSYRWTSPEGEEFFVRYVADELGYRVMESNAVPHDADGTSADGNQGSFSGEDGDGEGGERK
- the LOC126988183 gene encoding cuticle protein AM1199-like isoform X6 — encoded protein: MKFYTAALVLSLAAVVACHPGFDFEGDDQSHEQTGEAGSNVEGSYRWTSPEGEEFFVRYVADELGYRVMESNAVPHDADGTSADGNQGSFSGEDGDGEGGERK
- the LOC126988181 gene encoding cuticular protein 47Eg-like isoform X1, which gives rise to MKCAVMALVVVVAAVTLGAARPSDTVFSYEGEDHEHTQKGETGKKVEGSYSWTSPEGYEYYVKYVADEYGYRVVDSNALPVSSWGAVPDGNQVNYDADHADAAAH
- the LOC126988181 gene encoding cuticular protein 47Eg-like isoform X2, producing the protein MALVVVVAAVTLGAARPSDTVFSYEGEDHEHTQKGETGKKVEGSYSWTSPEGYEYYVKYVADEYGYRVVDSNALPVSSWGAVPDGNQVNYDADHADAAAH